A section of the Prochlorococcus sp. MIT 1341 genome encodes:
- a CDS encoding virion host shutoff-like protein, whose product MKLTTTFDILGDAMKNKPLDNIVCTIDDVDVPIKECGLELEVNNQEPNLDFWDEECEEHPTNSHCKVYDD is encoded by the coding sequence ATGAAACTAACTACAACATTCGACATCCTTGGGGATGCAATGAAGAACAAACCACTAGATAACATCGTTTGTACGATCGATGATGTTGATGTGCCTATTAAGGAATGTGGTCTCGAATTAGAGGTAAATAACCAAGAGCCAAATTTAGATTTTTGGGATGAAGAATGCGAAGAGCATCCAACCAATTCTCATTGCAAGGTTTATGACGATTGA